From the genome of Zonotrichia albicollis isolate bZonAlb1 chromosome 20, bZonAlb1.hap1, whole genome shotgun sequence, one region includes:
- the LOC141731345 gene encoding uncharacterized protein LOC141731345 → MPEMPQCGTSTTGWGNTPGAVPEPGRSVGHGPERGRDLRGLSRRTDPVPAVWPHHSTPGPTTSTPHVPPDPASLPGGCRRHFGASVAGSEQELQSIPAPASPLPLLLLLRQSPAGHRRLLRWRPAGTVTLRPSLRPPDRWGSGWAEQLCTPGLGSWGCCDNRPVVGDTPGGWPGDTQGCPSAQGISCGSGGDRFHPSVHSTSSILPSSCPGLLLGPVLCAGSPTTRLGTPEGARGTWGRWQSWVAVCVLVTALAVSVREGEGFSAEITQNRARVPGHQRQDGESEEGDLGCPGSEGSSAAPVDVASPAGSALNPSLLPPSWRGTSPAELEDAASSCGRAGGVLWQSQGEQGSSVLVPGVTAARCRQPSLLRPLSPPAPEPRHKVGTSHACGIGWETQLLGTSASRFGPARREALTTTAGAPGSCAHRPDTGNAGPRDGRTEPG, encoded by the exons ATGCCAGAGATGCCACAGTGTGGCACCTCCACCACCGGCTGGGGAAATACCCCCGGGGCTGTTCCAGAGCCGGGCAGGAGCGTCGGTCACGGCCCTGAGAGAGGCCGGGATTTGCGGGGGCTCAGCCGCAGGACCGACCCTGTGCCGGCCGTGTGGCCCCATCACAGCACACCTGGTCCCACCACCAGCACCCCTCACGTCCCTCCTGACCCAGCATCACTCCCCGGGGGTTGTCGCAGGCATTTTGGGGCGAGCGTGGCTGGCTCGGAGCAGGAGTTGCAGAGCATCCCCgctcctgcctctcctctcccgctgctcctcctgctgaggCAGAGCCCCGCGGGGCATCGGCGGCTGCTGCGGTGGAGGCCCGCGGGCACCGTCACCCTCCGTCCATCCCTCCGTCCGCCC GACAGGTGGGGCTCCgggtgggcagagcagctctgtacCCCCGGACTTGgcagctggggatgctgtgaCAACCGCCCCGTGGTTGGGGACACCCCAGGTGGGtggcctggggacacccagggatgCCCGTCCGCACAGGGAATCTCGTGTGGCTCAGGTGGTGACAGATTTCACCCTTCTGTGCACTCCACCAGCTCCATTTTGCCCTCGAGCtgtcctgggctgctgctgggcccgGTGCTGTGTGCCGGCTCCCCCACGACAAGGCTTGGGACCCCCGAGGGCGCCCGGGGGACGTGGGGcaggtggcagagctgggtcgcTGTCTGCGTGCTGGTGACAGCCCTGGCTGTCTCTGTCCGGGAGGGAGAGGGTTTCTCAGCAGAGATCACCCAGAATCGGGCACGTGTGCCGGGACACCAACGCCAGGATGGGGAGAGCGAGGAGGGAgatttggggtgcccagggagcGAGGGGTCTTCAGCTGCACCCGTAGATGTTGCATCCCCGGCAGGGTCTGCCTTaaatccctccctcctccctccctcctggcGAGGAACTTCTCCCGCTGAACTGGAGGATGCTGCAAGCTCCTGCGGACGAGCCGGAGGAGTCCTGTGGCAAAGTCAAGGCGAGCAGGGAAGCAGCGTGCTCGTGCCGGGTGTCACCGCAGCTCGCTGccgccagcccagcctgctgcGGCCGCTGTCACCTCCAGCACC ggagCCGAGACACAAAGTGGGGACATCCCACGCCTGCGGGATAGGATGGGAAACCCAACTTCTGGGCACCTCGGCATCGCGTTTTGGACCGGCACGGAGGGAAGCGCTGACCACCACCGCCGGTGCACCGGGGTCATGCGCCCACCGCCCCGACACTGGTAATGCCGGGCCAAGGGACGGCAGGACGGAGCCGGGGTGA